The following proteins are encoded in a genomic region of Calditrichota bacterium:
- a CDS encoding nucleotide sugar dehydrogenase — MELLNNIKDKKAVVGVVGLGYVGLPLLMEFVERDIKTIGFDIDDRKVVMLNDGKSYIKHIDENRVKAVRDTNLFEATTDFSRIKEVDCILIAVPTPLTKHREPDMSYIIGTAKNLAPNIRKGQLIVLESSTYPGTTEEVLKPILEESGLKADTDFWVAFSPEREDPNNPNFNTHTIPKVVGANTEYARQLAAALYNQVIVSTVPVSSSQAAEATKLLENIFRSVNIALVNEMKMIFDKMGIDVWEVINAAKTKPFGYMAFYPGPGLGGHCIPIDPFYLTWKAREYEMNTRFIELAGEVNTNMPFWVVNKVMDALNDHGKSLKGSKVLVLGAAYKKDIDDPRESPSFKLMEILLGKGADVDYNDPHVPELPNMRHYDIMKKSIDLTPENLGKYDCVLISTDHSAYEWDFIVEHSNLIVDTRNATNEVLSNRDKIVKA; from the coding sequence ATGGAATTGTTAAACAATATTAAAGATAAAAAAGCTGTAGTTGGCGTTGTAGGTTTGGGTTATGTAGGCCTGCCTCTACTAATGGAGTTTGTTGAGCGTGATATTAAAACAATTGGTTTTGATATTGATGACCGCAAAGTGGTTATGCTTAATGATGGAAAATCCTATATAAAGCATATTGATGAAAACAGAGTAAAGGCTGTGCGAGACACGAATCTTTTTGAAGCTACTACTGATTTTAGCCGCATAAAAGAAGTAGATTGTATCCTTATTGCTGTGCCAACGCCATTGACAAAACACCGTGAACCAGATATGTCCTACATCATTGGTACTGCAAAAAACTTAGCACCCAATATTCGTAAAGGACAATTGATTGTATTGGAAAGTTCAACCTATCCGGGCACAACAGAGGAAGTTTTAAAACCAATTCTTGAAGAGTCGGGCTTAAAAGCGGATACGGATTTCTGGGTAGCATTTTCTCCTGAAAGAGAAGATCCTAACAATCCAAACTTTAATACACACACAATACCTAAAGTTGTCGGCGCTAATACAGAATATGCGCGTCAATTGGCAGCGGCATTATACAATCAGGTAATTGTGAGCACTGTTCCTGTTTCCAGCAGCCAGGCAGCAGAAGCGACAAAATTGCTTGAGAACATCTTCCGAAGTGTAAATATTGCACTTGTAAATGAAATGAAAATGATATTTGATAAAATGGGAATTGATGTTTGGGAAGTAATAAACGCTGCTAAAACCAAACCTTTCGGCTATATGGCGTTTTATCCCGGACCGGGTCTTGGCGGACATTGTATTCCAATCGATCCATTTTACCTTACCTGGAAAGCGCGTGAATATGAGATGAATACCCGTTTCATTGAGCTTGCTGGAGAAGTTAACACAAATATGCCTTTCTGGGTTGTTAACAAGGTGATGGATGCTTTGAATGACCATGGGAAAAGCTTAAAAGGATCAAAAGTTCTTGTTTTAGGAGCTGCATACAAAAAAGATATAGATGATCCGCGCGAATCACCATCTTTTAAATTGATGGAGATTCTTTTAGGAAAAGGTGCTGATGTTGATTATAACGATCCTCATGTACCTGAACTACCGAATATGCGTCATTATGATATCATGAAGAAAAGTATTGACCTTACACCGGAAAATCTTGGCAAATACGATTGTGTTTTAATTTCAACCGATCACTCTGCATATGAGTGGGATTTTATTGTTGAGCATTCTAACCTTATTGTTGATACTCGAAATGCCACAAATGAGGTTTTGAGTAACAGAGATAAAATCGTAAAAGCATAA
- a CDS encoding UDP-glucose/GDP-mannose dehydrogenase family protein: MKVAVVGTGYVGLVAGTCFSDTGNEVVCVDVDKEKIDGLKKGKVPIYEPGLEEMIKRNVREERLSFTTEIEAAVKSSQIIFIAVGTPPDEDGSADLQYVLAVAKSIGQNMNGFKVVVDKSTVPVGTAEKVTAEISKYTDLDFAVVSNPEFLKEGAAIADFMKPDRVVIGTSNEEAAEIMRNLYSPFVRTGKPIIVMDEKSAELTKYAANALLATKISFINEIANLCDTVGANVEMVRKGIGSDVRIGPYFIFPGTGYGGSCFPKDVKALIKTAGENGIDLNILKSVEEVNASQKTIMFNKIKEYFNGDLKGKKFAMWGLAFKPKTDDMREAPATEMIKALNEAGATVHAHDPEAMNEANRVYEDRLGKGVELFKKRYDALDGTDALIIMTEWNEFREPDFFLIKETLSSAAIFDGRNIYDPKRMKKYGIDYFSIGRPEKNN; the protein is encoded by the coding sequence ATGAAAGTTGCGGTTGTTGGAACAGGTTATGTCGGCCTTGTGGCGGGCACTTGTTTTTCTGATACTGGAAATGAAGTTGTTTGTGTAGATGTTGATAAAGAAAAAATAGATGGTTTAAAAAAAGGTAAAGTGCCTATTTATGAACCTGGCCTTGAGGAAATGATAAAACGCAATGTGCGTGAAGAAAGGCTTAGCTTTACAACAGAAATTGAGGCAGCTGTTAAGTCATCTCAAATAATTTTTATTGCGGTCGGAACTCCGCCTGATGAAGATGGTTCTGCCGATTTACAATATGTTCTGGCTGTTGCAAAAAGTATTGGCCAAAACATGAATGGTTTTAAAGTTGTTGTAGACAAGAGTACGGTTCCGGTGGGAACGGCTGAAAAGGTTACAGCAGAAATCTCTAAATATACAGATCTTGACTTTGCTGTAGTTTCAAATCCTGAGTTTTTAAAAGAAGGCGCCGCAATTGCTGACTTTATGAAGCCTGATCGAGTAGTTATCGGGACAAGCAATGAAGAAGCTGCTGAAATTATGCGTAATTTATATTCCCCATTTGTCCGCACAGGTAAACCGATTATTGTGATGGATGAAAAAAGTGCTGAATTGACCAAGTATGCCGCAAATGCATTGCTAGCTACTAAAATCTCATTTATTAATGAAATAGCAAATTTGTGTGATACGGTGGGCGCAAACGTGGAAATGGTTAGAAAAGGAATTGGTAGCGATGTGCGTATCGGGCCATATTTTATATTTCCTGGTACAGGATACGGTGGTTCTTGTTTTCCAAAAGATGTAAAAGCATTGATTAAAACTGCAGGTGAAAATGGAATAGACTTAAACATTTTAAAATCTGTTGAAGAAGTTAATGCCAGCCAAAAAACAATAATGTTTAATAAAATAAAAGAATATTTTAACGGCGATCTTAAAGGTAAAAAGTTTGCCATGTGGGGTTTAGCATTTAAACCTAAAACTGATGACATGCGCGAAGCCCCGGCAACAGAAATGATTAAAGCTTTGAATGAGGCAGGCGCAACAGTTCATGCACACGATCCTGAAGCCATGAATGAAGCAAATCGCGTATATGAAGACCGCCTTGGTAAAGGTGTGGAATTATTTAAGAAACGTTATGATGCACTAGATGGAACTGATGCATTGATTATTATGACTGAATGGAACGAATTCCGGGAGCCGGATTTCTTTTTAATAAAGGAAACTTTGAGCTCAGCAGCCATTTTTGATGGGCGTAATATTTATGATCCAAAAAGAATGAAGAAATACGGAATTGATTATTTTTCAATTGGTAGGCCGGAAAAAAATAACTAA
- a CDS encoding polysaccharide biosynthesis tyrosine autokinase yields MINPVQDQQNQNVTLTDYLRIVYRGRWLILFSFLVVFTATVYYTFTTNPVYESSTTIIIESNKGMGNALFDFNSFGNQNTHIANQIEIIKSRSLAERVIKTMELSNVRDSLTLFHPNKEGEYKTLRDMVAIISERMEVINKKDTDIIEITIQAPSAFEAAFVTNTLAGEYEEASSEFNQGEIRDLRNFLEDQLGRKSDELKDSEEALRAYLEKEKVASLDEETTELVTRLSEVEAELEQTRVLLEANLEMKSSLESQLDDRRETFKTQIADISTPYITTLQTELATLVAEKTKYTTAVEVEAQGVNKQFFQRGVAQYDDKINALKEQLKEEAQKISSSSLVKDPYQVTQDVVTSLITLDAEIKSNTAKINILQDVVSEYSSELETLPVKVLGLARLERRRLVDEQTYIMMTKKLEETKIQEAGQRKNVRVVDEAIEPIFPTKPKKKLNLALGLVLGLGLGIGITFLREYFDNTIKTHEDLEALGYNVLANIPQIEMSKVEEKLEHKLSKLGPIEGKRIEARLITHLDPKSPVSEAYRTLRTNLQFSKIDKAVHTMLVTSSGPKEGKSTTSANLAIAMAQSGKRVVLIDADLRRPVVHSIFGLEKEDGITNYLMNDISYDKMIKKSIMDNLYIIPSGVLPPNPSELISSKNMEDLIERLKGDFDLVVFDTPPIIAVTDAAILSTKVDGTLLVVKSGQTNYDAVVRAKSLMENVDARILGALLNGVEVGGMYGTYYYYYYHNYYSRPGKKGRKRAY; encoded by the coding sequence GTGATAAACCCAGTTCAAGATCAACAAAATCAAAATGTTACATTAACAGATTATTTGCGCATTGTTTACCGCGGACGCTGGTTAATATTATTTTCTTTTCTCGTTGTATTTACGGCAACTGTTTATTACACATTTACTACTAACCCTGTTTATGAATCATCTACCACAATAATTATTGAAAGCAATAAAGGCATGGGAAATGCTTTGTTCGATTTCAATTCTTTTGGTAACCAAAATACACACATTGCCAATCAGATTGAGATTATTAAAAGTCGAAGTTTAGCAGAACGTGTTATTAAGACAATGGAGCTTTCAAATGTTCGTGACTCTCTGACGCTTTTTCATCCCAATAAAGAAGGTGAATACAAAACTTTGAGGGATATGGTTGCGATAATCAGTGAACGAATGGAAGTAATTAACAAAAAAGATACCGATATAATTGAAATTACTATTCAGGCACCAAGTGCATTTGAGGCGGCTTTTGTTACAAACACTCTGGCTGGTGAATATGAAGAAGCCAGCAGCGAATTTAACCAGGGAGAAATAAGGGACTTACGAAATTTTCTTGAAGATCAGTTAGGTCGAAAATCGGATGAATTGAAAGACTCAGAAGAGGCTTTGCGCGCCTATCTTGAAAAAGAAAAAGTTGCCAGCCTGGACGAAGAGACGACTGAACTTGTAACCCGCCTTTCTGAGGTGGAAGCAGAACTGGAACAAACGCGTGTATTGCTTGAAGCAAATCTTGAGATGAAATCTTCGCTTGAAAGCCAGCTTGATGACAGACGCGAAACATTTAAAACTCAAATTGCTGATATTTCTACTCCTTATATAACCACTTTACAAACAGAATTAGCCACCCTGGTTGCAGAAAAAACAAAATATACTACTGCTGTTGAAGTGGAAGCTCAAGGTGTAAACAAGCAATTTTTTCAAAGAGGTGTTGCCCAGTATGATGATAAAATTAATGCCCTGAAAGAGCAGTTAAAAGAGGAAGCCCAAAAAATCTCATCGTCCAGCCTGGTAAAAGATCCATACCAGGTAACCCAGGATGTTGTTACTTCTCTAATAACTTTGGATGCAGAAATAAAATCTAATACAGCAAAAATCAATATTCTTCAGGATGTTGTATCGGAATATAGTTCTGAGTTGGAAACGCTTCCGGTAAAAGTTTTAGGACTGGCCCGTTTGGAACGCAGAAGGTTGGTTGATGAACAAACTTATATAATGATGACCAAAAAACTGGAAGAAACAAAAATCCAGGAAGCCGGTCAACGCAAAAACGTTCGCGTTGTAGATGAGGCCATTGAACCAATTTTTCCTACAAAGCCAAAGAAAAAACTAAACCTCGCTTTAGGATTGGTGTTAGGATTGGGCCTTGGTATCGGTATTACATTTTTACGTGAATATTTTGATAATACAATTAAGACTCATGAAGATTTAGAAGCCTTGGGTTACAATGTTCTTGCAAATATCCCACAGATTGAAATGAGCAAAGTGGAAGAAAAACTTGAGCATAAATTGAGCAAACTTGGCCCAATTGAAGGCAAGAGAATTGAAGCAAGACTGATTACACACCTTGATCCGAAATCACCGGTTTCTGAAGCTTACAGAACCCTGCGAACAAATCTACAATTTAGTAAGATTGATAAAGCTGTTCACACAATGCTTGTTACAAGCTCCGGTCCAAAGGAAGGGAAGTCTACAACTTCTGCAAACCTGGCAATCGCAATGGCTCAATCGGGTAAGCGCGTTGTTTTGATTGATGCAGATTTAAGACGACCAGTTGTGCATTCGATATTTGGATTGGAAAAAGAAGATGGTATTACAAATTATCTTATGAATGACATTAGTTATGACAAGATGATAAAAAAATCCATTATGGATAATTTATACATTATTCCAAGTGGTGTATTACCGCCAAATCCTTCCGAGTTGATTTCATCAAAAAATATGGAAGACCTTATTGAACGCTTAAAAGGTGATTTTGACCTGGTTGTTTTTGATACACCTCCGATTATTGCTGTGACGGATGCTGCTATTTTAAGTACCAAAGTAGATGGCACTCTTTTGGTCGTGAAATCCGGACAGACAAATTATGATGCAGTTGTTCGGGCTAAATCGCTTATGGAAAATGTTGATGCCCGCATCCTTGGAGCGTTGTTAAATGGTGTTGAAGTAGGTGGAATGTACGGAACATACTATTATTATTACTATCATAATTACTATTCAAGGCCGGGTAAAAAAGGACGTAAAAGAGCTTATTAA
- a CDS encoding outer membrane lipoprotein carrier protein LolA has translation MKFLINIILIFAALQFSFAQDVEDIIEDVQERYDEIEDISATFKRIESFKLTGTVSETVGKIYIKDGVKYRFESDDQSIATDGKTVWTYNSISKQFIIDNVRKNSGALLPRDMLFKYPKEYYSTLLGEAEVDGKDVFIIKLDPRENVHGFVKSMKIWVEDDEWLIRRIEITDLTDNKSTYEISKILIDEDLKDDFFVLQASDEMNVVDMR, from the coding sequence ATGAAGTTTCTTATAAATATTATTTTAATCTTTGCTGCATTGCAGTTTTCTTTTGCACAGGATGTTGAAGACATAATTGAAGATGTCCAGGAAAGATATGATGAAATTGAAGATATATCGGCTACATTTAAAAGAATCGAATCGTTTAAATTAACCGGAACGGTTAGCGAAACTGTTGGGAAAATCTATATTAAAGATGGTGTAAAATACAGATTTGAGTCTGACGATCAATCGATTGCTACTGATGGAAAAACTGTTTGGACTTACAATTCAATTTCTAAGCAATTTATTATTGATAATGTTCGAAAAAATTCCGGTGCTTTATTACCGCGTGATATGTTATTCAAATATCCAAAAGAGTATTATTCAACTTTGCTGGGCGAAGCCGAAGTAGACGGCAAAGATGTTTTTATAATTAAGCTCGATCCGCGCGAGAATGTACATGGTTTTGTAAAGAGCATGAAAATTTGGGTGGAAGATGATGAATGGCTGATCCGCCGAATTGAAATTACAGATTTAACAGATAATAAAAGCACTTATGAAATTTCTAAAATTCTGATCGATGAAGATTTAAAAGATGATTTTTTTGTTTTGCAAGCAAGTGATGAAATGAATGTTGTTGATATGCGCTAG